Proteins from one Podospora pseudoanserina strain CBS 124.78 chromosome 1, whole genome shotgun sequence genomic window:
- a CDS encoding hypothetical protein (COG:E; EggNog:ENOG503NTVZ) — translation MAHLAARANVSPDSGFPVTLHPHFNPKIKDHVPPEPPHKERTPAPDRGLFANPDKKSLLSIPGIKVVPLTESIGTVLENVQLSALTPQQLDELALLVNERGVVFFRSQDLTTEGQVKLFEHYGELDRHPSQKDTRHHVIRGSTIDHREILAYTPWPSGDFHADTSFEINPPSYSMLRMEEHPPVGGDTAWVSSYGLYDTLSDAMKYAHFTGLRALNVNPGFVTGFAELKKYEGDKILDFLNYHIHSADDHYVRFKWEVGSVALWDNRAVVHRVIPGSYETPRRGIRTTVFGEKPYFDPKSEGRLERQKRLKAEKENEDKANGVNGTNGNGVSH, via the exons ATGGCCCACCTTGCTGCACGCGCCAATGTTTCCCCGGACTCGGGATTTCCAGtcaccctccacccacacttcaaccccaagatcAAAGATCATGTCCCTCCAGAGCCACCACACAAAGAGCGAACCCCAGCGCCCGACAGAGGTCTCTTTGCCAACCCCGACAAGAAATCGTTGCTCTCGATCCCCGGTATCAAAGTGGTTCCCTTGACCGAATCGATTGGAACCGTCCTGGAGAATGTTCAGCTCTCCGCCTTGACACCACAACAGCTCGATGAGCTTGCTCTGCTGGTCAACGAACGCGGTGTGGTCTTCTTCCGCTCTCAAGATCTGACCACTGAAGGTCAGGTTAAACTCTTTGAACACTATGGAGAGCTCGACCGTCACCCGTCTCAGAAAGACACGCGCCATCATGTCATCAGAGGCAGCACCATAGATCACAGGGAGATATTGGCCTACACCCCTTGGCCAAGCGGCGATTTCCATGCCGACACCTCTTTCGAGATCAACCCGCCATCTTACTCGATGCTCAGAATGGAAGAGCACCCgcctgttggtggtgacacGGCGTGGGTATCGTCTTATGGTCTGTACGATACTCTGTCGGATGCCATGAAGTATGCTCATT TCACTGGCCTCCGGGCACTGAACGTCAATCCCGGCTTTGTCACGGGCTTCGCCGAGTTGAAGAAATATGAAGGTGATAAGATTTTGGACTTCTTGAACTATCACATCCATTCTGCGGATGACCATTATGTACGATTCaagtgggaggtggggagtGTTGCGTTGTGGGACAACCGAGCCGTGGTTCATCGCGTAATTCCCGGATCGTACGAGACCCCTAGGAGAGGCATTAGAACGACTGTTTTTGGAGAAAAGC CATACTTCGATCCGAAGAGCGAGGGAAGGTTGGAGAGACAAAAGAGGCTAAAAGCTGAGAAAGAGAACGAAGATAAAGCCAATGGTGTCAATGGAACCAACGGCAATGGGGTCAGCCACTGA